From a single Vibrio toranzoniae genomic region:
- the mscS gene encoding small-conductance mechanosensitive channel MscS translates to MADSSTAIETPLVDGLSHAEKWLTNNSDLFIQYGVNIISALLILFIGNLVVKAVANSVSKVLEKKKMDRAVVEFIHGLVRYLLFVIVLIAALGRLGVQTASVVAVIGAAGLAVGLALQGSLSNFAAGVLIVAFRPFKSGDYVEIGGVAGSVDSIQIFQTVLTTPDNKMVVVPNGSVIGSPITNYSRHATRRIDLMIGVSYNADLQKTKALLTKICESDERILKTPGVKVGVHTLADSSVNFVVRPWVKTAEYWDVYFDLMQEIKEGLDKEGIEIPFPQMDVHMNKVEA, encoded by the coding sequence ATGGCTGATAGTTCGACAGCAATTGAAACCCCACTTGTGGACGGCTTATCTCACGCTGAGAAGTGGTTAACAAATAATTCAGATCTATTTATCCAATATGGCGTAAATATTATTTCAGCACTGTTAATTTTATTTATTGGTAACCTCGTTGTTAAAGCCGTAGCGAACAGCGTGTCCAAGGTTCTTGAGAAGAAGAAGATGGACCGAGCCGTTGTTGAGTTTATCCACGGTTTAGTTCGTTACTTGTTGTTTGTTATTGTCTTAATTGCTGCTCTTGGTCGCTTAGGTGTTCAAACTGCATCTGTAGTCGCTGTAATTGGTGCGGCAGGTTTAGCTGTAGGTCTTGCGCTACAAGGCTCACTATCTAATTTTGCTGCTGGTGTACTTATCGTTGCGTTCCGTCCATTCAAGTCTGGTGACTATGTGGAAATTGGTGGTGTAGCGGGTTCAGTTGATTCAATTCAAATCTTCCAAACGGTTCTAACAACGCCAGACAACAAAATGGTAGTGGTGCCAAACGGAAGTGTTATTGGTAGCCCTATTACTAATTACTCTCGTCATGCGACGCGTCGTATTGATCTAATGATTGGTGTTTCTTATAACGCTGATCTTCAGAAGACAAAAGCATTACTGACTAAGATCTGTGAATCTGATGAACGTATATTAAAAACGCCAGGTGTTAAAGTTGGTGTTCATACGCTAGCGGATTCTTCAGTAAACTTCGTAGTTCGTCCATGGGTTAAAACTGCGGAGTATTGGGATGTTTACTTCGACTTAATGCAAGAAATCAAAGAAGGCTTGGATAAAGAAGGTATCGAAATTCCATTCCCACAAATGGATGTGCACATGAATAAAGTAGAAGCTTAA
- the fbaA gene encoding class II fructose-bisphosphate aldolase, whose amino-acid sequence MSKIFDFVKPGVISGDDVQKVFEVAKENKFALPAVNVVGTDSVNAVLEAAAKVKSPVVVQFSNGGAAFFAGKGVKLEGQGAQVLGAVAGAKYVHAVAEAYGVPVILHTDHAAKKLLPWIDGLLDAGEEFFAQTGKPLFSSHMLDLSEESLEENIETCAKYLERMAKMNMTIEIELGCTGGEEDGVDNSDMDASELYTSPEDVAYAYEKLMEVSPRFTIAASFGNVHGVYQAGNVVLTPTILRDSQAYCSEKFGIAPNALNFVFHGGSGSSEAEIQESIGYGVIKMNIDTDTQWATWDGIRQYSADNFDFLQGQIGNPTGESAPNKKYYDPRVWLRAGQASMVARLEKAFADLNAVDVL is encoded by the coding sequence ATGTCTAAGATCTTCGATTTTGTAAAACCTGGTGTGATTTCTGGCGATGACGTACAGAAAGTATTTGAAGTAGCAAAAGAAAACAAATTTGCTCTTCCTGCTGTAAACGTTGTTGGTACTGACTCTGTAAACGCAGTACTAGAAGCAGCTGCTAAAGTTAAATCTCCAGTAGTTGTTCAGTTCTCTAACGGTGGCGCTGCATTCTTCGCAGGTAAAGGCGTTAAACTTGAAGGTCAAGGCGCACAAGTGCTTGGCGCTGTAGCTGGTGCAAAATACGTACACGCTGTAGCTGAAGCTTACGGTGTTCCAGTTATTCTACATACTGACCACGCTGCTAAGAAACTTCTTCCATGGATCGACGGTCTATTAGACGCTGGTGAAGAGTTCTTCGCACAAACTGGTAAGCCTCTATTCTCTTCTCACATGCTAGACCTTTCTGAAGAGTCTCTAGAAGAGAACATCGAAACATGTGCTAAGTACCTAGAGCGCATGGCTAAAATGAACATGACAATCGAGATCGAACTTGGTTGTACTGGTGGTGAAGAAGACGGCGTAGATAACTCTGATATGGACGCATCTGAGCTTTACACTTCTCCAGAAGACGTAGCGTACGCATACGAGAAACTAATGGAAGTTAGCCCTCGTTTCACTATCGCTGCTTCTTTCGGTAACGTACACGGTGTTTACCAAGCTGGTAACGTTGTACTGACTCCAACTATCCTACGTGATTCTCAAGCATACTGTTCAGAGAAGTTCGGTATTGCACCTAACGCTCTAAACTTCGTATTCCACGGTGGTTCTGGTTCTTCTGAAGCAGAAATCCAAGAGTCTATCGGTTACGGTGTTATCAAAATGAACATCGATACTGATACACAGTGGGCAACTTGGGACGGTATTCGTCAGTACTCAGCTGACAACTTCGATTTCCTACAAGGTCAAATCGGTAACCCAACTGGCGAATCTGCTCCAAACAAGAAGTACTACGATCCACGCGTATGGTTACGTGCAGGTCAAGCTTCAATGGTTGCTCGTCTAGAGAAAGCATTTGCTGACCTTAATGCTGTAGACGTACTATAA
- a CDS encoding phosphoglycerate kinase, producing MSVIKMTDLELAGKRVFIRADLNVPVKDGKVTSDARILASLPTIKLCLEAGAKVMVTSHLGRPTEGEYNEEFSLAPVVNYLNDALDCDVKLAKDYVNGLELNAGELVVLENVRFNKGEKKNEEALSKQYAALCDIFVMDAFGTAHRAQASTHGVGTYAPVACAGPLLAAELEALGKAMDNPERPLVAIVGGSKVSTKLTVLESLSKIADQLVVGGGIANTFIAAEGHNVGKSLYEADLVETAQKLMKECAIPVATDVACAKAFDENAEAEIKHVSEVQDDDMIFDLGPDSTAALAEIIGNAKTILWNGPVGVFEFKNFEAGTAGISKAIAESAGFSVAGGGDTLAAIDKFGIKADVSYISTGGGAFLEFVEGKVLPAVAMLEERAKA from the coding sequence ATGTCTGTGATCAAGATGACTGACCTGGAACTTGCAGGTAAACGCGTATTTATTCGTGCTGACCTAAACGTACCAGTAAAAGACGGTAAAGTAACTTCAGATGCACGTATCCTTGCATCTCTACCAACTATCAAACTTTGCCTAGAAGCTGGCGCAAAAGTTATGGTTACTTCTCACCTTGGTCGTCCTACTGAAGGCGAATACAACGAAGAGTTCTCTCTAGCACCTGTAGTTAACTACCTAAACGACGCACTAGACTGCGACGTTAAGCTAGCGAAAGATTACGTTAACGGCCTAGAGCTAAACGCTGGTGAACTCGTTGTTCTTGAAAACGTTCGCTTTAACAAAGGCGAGAAGAAAAACGAAGAAGCACTTTCTAAGCAGTACGCTGCACTATGTGACATCTTTGTAATGGATGCATTCGGTACAGCTCACCGTGCACAAGCTTCTACTCACGGTGTAGGTACTTACGCTCCTGTAGCATGTGCTGGTCCTCTTTTAGCTGCTGAGCTTGAAGCGCTTGGTAAAGCAATGGACAACCCAGAGCGTCCACTCGTTGCTATCGTTGGTGGTTCTAAAGTTTCGACTAAACTAACGGTTCTTGAGTCGCTATCTAAAATCGCTGACCAACTTGTTGTTGGTGGTGGTATCGCAAACACATTCATCGCTGCAGAAGGCCACAACGTAGGTAAGTCTCTATACGAAGCTGATCTAGTTGAAACGGCTCAGAAGCTAATGAAAGAGTGCGCAATTCCAGTTGCTACTGATGTTGCATGTGCTAAAGCATTCGACGAAAACGCAGAAGCTGAAATCAAGCACGTTTCTGAAGTTCAAGACGACGACATGATCTTCGACCTTGGCCCAGATTCAACTGCAGCACTAGCTGAAATCATCGGTAACGCAAAAACTATCCTTTGGAACGGCCCTGTAGGCGTATTTGAATTCAAAAACTTCGAAGCGGGTACAGCTGGTATCTCTAAAGCAATCGCTGAGTCTGCAGGTTTCTCTGTAGCAGGTGGTGGTGACACGCTAGCCGCTATCGATAAGTTCGGTATCAAAGCGGACGTTTCTTACATCTCTACTGGCGGTGGCGCTTTCCTTGAGTTCGTTGAAGGTAAAGTACTTCCTGCAGTAGCAATGCTTGAAGAGCGTGCTAAAGCATAA
- the epd gene encoding erythrose-4-phosphate dehydrogenase, with protein sequence MLKVAINGFGRIGRNVLRAVYESGKSQQIKVVAVNELAQPDAMAHLLQYDTSHGRFGKKISNDQEHIYVHHGIGAEDKGEFDTIRILHLADIELLPWRDLEVDIVLDCTGVYGCRDDGLAHIAAGAKKVLFSHPGANDLDNTIIYGVNHDTIEADHRIVSNGSCTTNCIVPIIKVLDDAFGIESGTITTIHSSMNDQQVIDAYHSDLRRTRAASQSIIPVDTKLHKGIERIFPKFSNKFEAISVRVPTVNVTAMDLSVTINTNVKVNDVNQTIVNASQCTLHNIVDYTEAPLVSIDFNHDPHSAIVDGSQTRVSNGTLVKMLVWCDNEWGFANRMLDTVLAMQASEGKK encoded by the coding sequence ATGCTAAAAGTCGCGATAAATGGATTTGGACGAATAGGGCGTAATGTATTACGCGCTGTCTATGAAAGTGGCAAAAGCCAACAAATCAAAGTAGTAGCGGTCAATGAGCTTGCTCAGCCTGACGCTATGGCTCACCTATTGCAGTACGACACCAGTCATGGCCGCTTCGGCAAGAAAATCTCTAACGATCAAGAGCACATCTATGTTCATCATGGCATTGGTGCTGAAGATAAAGGCGAGTTTGATACCATTCGTATCTTACATCTGGCTGATATTGAACTGTTGCCTTGGCGTGACCTCGAGGTTGATATTGTTCTCGATTGTACTGGTGTTTACGGTTGCCGAGATGACGGCCTTGCGCACATCGCTGCTGGCGCGAAGAAAGTGCTGTTTTCACATCCAGGTGCTAACGACCTCGATAACACCATTATCTATGGTGTAAATCACGATACCATCGAAGCTGACCACCGAATCGTTTCCAATGGTTCATGCACCACTAACTGTATTGTCCCTATCATTAAGGTGCTTGATGACGCCTTTGGCATCGAATCCGGTACCATCACGACTATTCACTCTTCAATGAATGATCAGCAAGTGATCGATGCGTACCACAGCGATCTTCGCCGTACTCGAGCTGCGAGCCAATCCATCATTCCTGTCGATACCAAACTGCATAAAGGTATTGAAAGAATCTTCCCGAAATTTTCTAACAAGTTCGAAGCGATATCTGTGCGTGTGCCGACGGTAAACGTAACCGCGATGGATTTAAGTGTCACAATTAATACAAATGTGAAAGTTAATGACGTAAATCAAACCATTGTTAATGCATCCCAGTGTACATTACACAATATAGTTGACTATACTGAAGCGCCGCTCGTTTCCATTGACTTTAATCACGATCCCCATAGCGCAATCGTTGATGGTTCACAAACACGAGTGAGCAATGGCACCTTAGTGAAAATGCTGGTGTGGTGTGACAATGAATGGGGCTTTGCGAATCGAATGCTGGATACGGTTCTTGCAATGCAAGCTTCTGAAGGCAAGAAGTAA
- a CDS encoding ligand-gated channel protein, giving the protein MSTLRLPVITATGIFAFVSIPHVFANDAVSRMETVVVTASSYEQSQADAPASISVISREELDSRYYRDVTDALKSVPGVVVTGGGDTTDISIRGMGSKYTLILVDGKRQSTRETRPNSDGPGIEQGWLPPLQAIERIEVIRGPMSTLYGSDAIGGVINVITRKDAMEWTGNVQLGTVLQDNSRSGGEQSANFFVNGPLAENLSLQVYGQYTAREEDDIEYGYEDKDMQSISSKLTYQVNDRHSVQLEGGTSAQSRRGNVGLSVPTTGCRRGCEDSLNEYSRNYVTLSHNGDWDSVGLSDTYLQREESENKSREMMITNTTFKSSLVTGIGNHTLTTGVDATHAELEDFTSNKASSKTETSNTQWAVFIEDEWRIADPFSVTFGGRLDHDENYGAHFSPRVYGVWRVDPSWTVKGGVATGFRSPQLREITPGWAQVSGGGNIYGNPDLDPETSLNKEISVLYQGDAGLDVSLTAFHNEFKDKITRVVCPDTICTDGPNQWGADPTYRINVDEAVTQGIEATLASPLTETIYISSSYTFTDSEQKTGEYKGMPLQQLPKHLFNVDVAWQTTVDLESWAKVTYRGKEMDPVTGPSRNSTVEPAYTFVDAGVTYQLTDNTRIKGAIYNLLDEEISYEEYGYVEDGRRYWLGLDVAF; this is encoded by the coding sequence ATGTCTACTCTTAGACTGCCAGTTATTACTGCAACTGGTATTTTTGCCTTTGTCAGTATCCCTCATGTTTTTGCCAATGATGCGGTTTCTAGAATGGAAACAGTGGTTGTAACTGCATCAAGTTATGAACAGTCTCAAGCGGACGCACCTGCGAGTATTAGTGTGATTTCGCGTGAGGAGTTGGACTCGCGTTATTATCGTGATGTTACTGATGCACTAAAAAGTGTGCCTGGTGTTGTCGTGACTGGTGGTGGCGACACTACCGACATCAGTATTCGTGGTATGGGTTCTAAATACACCTTGATACTCGTCGATGGTAAGCGCCAAAGCACGCGTGAAACTCGCCCAAATAGTGACGGCCCTGGTATTGAACAAGGTTGGCTACCCCCTCTTCAAGCGATTGAGAGAATTGAGGTCATTCGTGGCCCAATGTCGACGCTTTATGGCTCTGATGCGATTGGTGGTGTGATTAACGTGATCACACGAAAAGACGCGATGGAGTGGACGGGTAACGTTCAACTAGGCACGGTTTTGCAAGACAACAGTCGCTCGGGCGGAGAACAGAGCGCGAATTTCTTCGTCAATGGGCCGCTAGCCGAAAATCTATCTCTCCAAGTATACGGTCAGTATACCGCAAGAGAAGAAGATGATATTGAATACGGTTATGAAGATAAAGATATGCAAAGTATCTCGTCAAAACTGACCTACCAGGTTAATGACCGCCATTCTGTGCAATTAGAAGGGGGCACATCGGCACAAAGTCGTCGTGGGAACGTTGGACTCTCCGTACCCACTACGGGTTGCCGAAGAGGTTGTGAGGATTCGCTCAACGAATATAGTCGTAATTACGTCACACTGAGTCACAACGGCGATTGGGACTCGGTTGGCCTATCAGATACTTACTTGCAACGTGAAGAGAGCGAAAACAAATCTCGTGAGATGATGATCACCAACACTACGTTCAAGTCGAGCTTAGTGACTGGTATTGGAAACCATACACTGACGACCGGTGTGGACGCCACTCATGCGGAGCTTGAGGATTTTACTTCCAACAAAGCGTCATCGAAGACCGAAACATCGAATACGCAGTGGGCTGTCTTCATTGAAGATGAATGGAGAATCGCCGATCCGTTTAGCGTTACGTTTGGTGGTCGTCTAGATCATGACGAAAACTATGGCGCGCACTTTAGCCCGCGTGTTTATGGTGTATGGCGTGTCGACCCGTCTTGGACTGTGAAAGGTGGTGTGGCAACAGGTTTCCGTTCTCCGCAATTACGTGAAATTACTCCTGGTTGGGCACAAGTCAGCGGTGGCGGTAATATTTACGGTAACCCAGATCTTGATCCTGAAACGTCGCTAAACAAAGAAATCAGCGTCTTGTATCAAGGTGACGCTGGTTTAGATGTCTCTTTGACTGCATTCCATAATGAGTTCAAAGACAAAATCACACGTGTTGTTTGTCCAGATACCATCTGTACTGATGGGCCAAACCAATGGGGAGCCGATCCTACGTACCGTATCAACGTGGATGAAGCCGTCACACAAGGTATTGAAGCGACCTTAGCATCGCCGTTAACAGAAACTATTTATATCAGCTCGAGCTACACATTTACCGATTCCGAACAAAAAACAGGTGAATACAAAGGCATGCCGTTACAGCAGTTACCAAAGCATCTATTTAACGTTGATGTGGCTTGGCAAACAACAGTAGACCTAGAGAGTTGGGCTAAAGTCACTTATCGAGGTAAAGAAATGGATCCGGTTACGGGCCCATCGAGAAACAGTACCGTAGAGCCCGCTTATACCTTTGTGGACGCCGGTGTGACATACCAGTTAACCGATAACACTCGTATCAAAGGCGCGATCTATAACTTGCTGGACGAGGAAATCAGTTACGAAGAATACGGATATGTCGAAGATGGTCGTCGCTACTGGTTAGGTTTAGACGTCGCATTTTAA
- a CDS encoding LysR family transcriptional regulator, translating to MHDLASIRAFDALNQHKSLTAAAKALNQPKSTLSRRLAQLEEDFGQALTARQGNRLVLTRAGEIFAHYSRQILELSEESYDALQGLTNQVSGPLHIVCHTALVRSWLGGVLNGFLAGNPDVRVQLTSDFSEAHHDPDLFIWLGERKDLGWRKEVLGSFRYTPFASPAYLEQHGSLRHPKELEAHPWIDFGSVQENGLMLTHPQHGEFFLEPFISRLYSDNIAMQIDSIANGHGIGLLPTWTASGYEQHHPGRITPCLEGWLSEPISINCYTPAGRPPLRLSVLLERIYQSIPQGWKT from the coding sequence ATGCACGACTTAGCATCAATTCGAGCCTTTGATGCGCTCAATCAGCATAAGAGCTTGACCGCCGCTGCCAAGGCCCTTAACCAACCTAAATCAACGCTGAGTCGTCGCTTGGCACAATTAGAAGAAGATTTCGGTCAAGCTCTAACAGCAAGACAAGGCAACCGATTAGTTCTAACAAGAGCAGGAGAAATTTTTGCCCACTACAGTCGCCAGATTCTTGAGCTAAGTGAAGAGAGTTATGATGCGCTCCAAGGTTTAACGAACCAAGTCTCAGGGCCGCTGCATATTGTTTGTCACACAGCATTAGTTAGAAGTTGGCTAGGCGGTGTGCTCAACGGCTTTCTCGCCGGTAACCCTGACGTCAGGGTCCAACTCACCAGCGACTTTTCTGAAGCGCATCATGACCCAGATTTGTTCATCTGGCTCGGTGAGCGTAAGGATCTCGGTTGGCGCAAAGAGGTATTAGGCTCATTTCGTTACACGCCCTTTGCCTCTCCAGCTTATCTAGAACAACATGGTTCGCTCCGACACCCCAAAGAACTTGAAGCGCACCCTTGGATAGACTTTGGCTCGGTACAAGAAAACGGATTGATGCTCACGCACCCTCAACACGGTGAGTTCTTCTTAGAGCCATTTATTAGTCGCTTATACAGCGACAACATCGCCATGCAGATCGACAGCATCGCGAATGGTCATGGTATTGGGTTGCTACCAACTTGGACAGCAAGCGGTTATGAGCAACATCACCCAGGTCGAATCACGCCTTGCTTAGAAGGTTGGCTTTCGGAGCCCATCTCCATTAACTGCTATACGCCAGCAGGAAGACCACCACTGCGCTTATCCGTACTTTTAGAGCGCATTTACCAAAGCATTCCACAAGGTTGGAAAACCTGA
- the tkt gene encoding transketolase gives MPSRKVLANAIRALSMDGVQQANSGHPGAPMGMADIAEVLWRGHLNHNPANPEWADRDRFILSNGHGSMLIYSLLHLAGYELSIEDLKNFRQLHSKTPGHPEYGYAPGIETTTGPLGQGITNAVGMAMAEKALAAQFNKEGHDIVDHYTYAFMGDGCLMEGISHEACSLAGTLGLGKLVAFWDDNGISIDGEVEGWFSDDTPKRFEAYGWHVIPAVDGHDSDAINAAIEAAKADPRPTLICTKTVIGFGSPNKAGTHDCHGAPLGADEIAATRKQLGWEHGPFEIPSEVYAEWDAKEAGAAKEAAWNEKLAAYEAAYPELAAEFKRRVNGDLPAQWEEKASAIIADLQANPANIASRKASQNALEAFGAMLPEFMGGSADLAPSNLTMWSGSKSLEANDFSGNYIHYGVREFGMTAIMNGIALHGGFVPYGATFLMFMEYARNAMRMAALMKTQNIQVYTHDSIGLGEDGPTHQPVEQIASLRLTPNMSTWRPCDQVESAVAWKLAIERKDGPSALIFSRQNLAQQDRDAEQVANIAKGGYILKDCAGKPELILIATGSEVELAVSAAAELTAEGKKVRVVSMPATDAFDKQDAEYRESVLPSDVTARIAVEAGIADFWYKYVGFGGKIIGMTTFGESAPAGELFKMFGFTTENVVNTAKELLA, from the coding sequence ATGCCTTCTCGTAAAGTTCTAGCCAATGCAATCCGTGCGCTTAGCATGGACGGTGTTCAACAAGCAAACTCTGGTCACCCAGGCGCACCTATGGGTATGGCTGACATCGCTGAAGTTCTTTGGCGTGGCCACTTGAACCATAACCCGGCCAACCCAGAGTGGGCTGACCGCGACCGTTTTATCCTGTCTAACGGCCATGGCTCAATGCTGATTTACTCTCTGCTTCACCTAGCAGGTTACGAGCTTTCAATTGAAGATCTTAAGAACTTCCGTCAACTGCACTCTAAGACTCCAGGTCACCCAGAGTACGGCTACGCACCAGGTATCGAAACGACTACTGGTCCTTTAGGTCAAGGCATCACTAACGCTGTTGGTATGGCAATGGCTGAAAAAGCACTGGCTGCACAGTTCAACAAAGAAGGCCATGACATCGTAGACCACTACACTTATGCATTCATGGGTGATGGCTGTCTGATGGAAGGTATCTCTCACGAAGCATGTTCTTTAGCAGGTACGTTGGGTCTTGGTAAGCTGGTTGCTTTCTGGGATGACAATGGCATCTCTATCGATGGTGAAGTTGAAGGTTGGTTCTCTGACGATACACCTAAGCGTTTTGAAGCGTACGGCTGGCACGTAATCCCAGCGGTAGATGGTCACGACTCTGATGCTATCAACGCTGCTATTGAAGCGGCTAAAGCGGATCCTCGTCCAACTCTAATCTGTACTAAAACAGTAATTGGCTTTGGTTCTCCAAATAAAGCAGGTACGCACGACTGTCACGGTGCACCTTTAGGCGCTGACGAAATCGCAGCAACTCGTAAACAACTAGGTTGGGAGCACGGTCCTTTTGAAATTCCGTCGGAAGTTTACGCAGAGTGGGATGCGAAAGAAGCAGGCGCAGCTAAGGAAGCAGCGTGGAACGAGAAACTTGCAGCTTATGAAGCAGCATACCCTGAGCTGGCAGCTGAATTCAAACGCCGCGTAAACGGTGATCTTCCTGCACAGTGGGAAGAGAAAGCATCGGCAATCATCGCTGATCTTCAAGCTAACCCAGCAAACATCGCATCACGTAAAGCATCTCAAAATGCTCTCGAAGCGTTCGGTGCTATGCTACCTGAATTCATGGGCGGCTCTGCTGACCTTGCGCCTTCTAACCTAACTATGTGGTCTGGTTCTAAGTCGCTTGAAGCAAACGACTTCTCTGGTAACTACATCCACTACGGTGTACGTGAATTCGGTATGACGGCTATCATGAACGGTATCGCTCTGCACGGTGGTTTCGTACCCTACGGCGCAACGTTCCTAATGTTCATGGAATACGCTCGTAACGCTATGCGTATGGCGGCTCTGATGAAAACTCAGAACATCCAAGTTTACACGCACGATTCTATCGGCCTAGGCGAAGATGGTCCTACTCACCAACCGGTTGAGCAAATCGCATCTCTACGTCTGACTCCAAACATGAGCACATGGCGTCCATGTGACCAAGTTGAGTCAGCTGTTGCTTGGAAACTGGCAATCGAACGTAAAGATGGTCCTTCTGCACTTATCTTCTCTCGTCAAAACCTTGCACAACAAGATCGTGACGCTGAGCAAGTGGCTAACATCGCTAAGGGTGGTTACATCCTGAAAGATTGTGCTGGCAAGCCAGAGCTTATTCTTATCGCTACAGGTTCTGAAGTTGAGCTAGCGGTTAGCGCTGCGGCTGAACTAACCGCTGAAGGCAAGAAAGTACGCGTAGTATCTATGCCTGCAACTGACGCGTTCGATAAGCAAGACGCAGAATACCGTGAGTCTGTACTGCCATCTGACGTAACTGCACGTATCGCAGTAGAAGCGGGCATCGCTGACTTCTGGTACAAGTACGTTGGTTTCGGTGGCAAGATCATCGGCATGACAACGTTCGGCGAATCTGCACCAGCAGGCGAGCTATTCAAGATGTTCGGTTTCACTACTGAAAACGTAGTAAACACAGCGAAAGAGTTGCTAGCGTAA
- the metK gene encoding methionine adenosyltransferase — translation MAKHLFTSESVSEGHPDKIADQISDAVLDAILEQDPKARVACETYVKTGMVMVGGEVTTSAWVDIEEITRETVREIGYVHSDMGFDADSCAVLNTIGKQSPDINQGVDKTDPKEQGAGDQGIMFGYATNETPILMPAPITYSHLLVKKQAEVRKSGKLNFLRPDAKSQVTFQYDQGKIVGIDAVVLSTQHCDSVTTPDLREAVMEEIIKPVLPSEWINKDTNFFINPTGRFVIGGPMGDCGLTGRKIIVDTYGGAARHGGGAFSGKDPSKVDRSAAYAARYVAKNIVAAGMADRCEIQLSYAIGVADPTSIMVETFGTEKVAHEIIIEAVRQNFDLRPYGLQEMLNLLQPIYKQTAAYGHFGREEFPWEATDKAAILADFAGLK, via the coding sequence ATGGCTAAGCACCTATTCACTTCTGAATCTGTTTCAGAAGGCCATCCAGATAAAATTGCAGACCAAATCTCTGATGCTGTTCTTGATGCCATCTTGGAACAAGATCCAAAAGCACGTGTTGCTTGTGAGACTTACGTAAAAACCGGCATGGTGATGGTTGGCGGTGAAGTAACAACGTCTGCATGGGTTGATATTGAAGAAATCACTCGTGAAACAGTACGTGAAATTGGTTACGTTCATTCTGATATGGGCTTTGACGCTGACTCTTGTGCCGTTCTAAACACAATTGGTAAGCAGTCTCCAGACATCAACCAAGGTGTTGATAAAACAGACCCGAAAGAGCAAGGCGCTGGCGACCAAGGTATCATGTTTGGTTACGCGACTAACGAAACACCAATCCTAATGCCTGCTCCAATTACTTACTCTCACCTTCTTGTTAAAAAGCAAGCTGAAGTACGTAAGAGTGGCAAGCTTAACTTCCTTCGCCCAGATGCTAAGTCTCAAGTAACATTCCAGTACGACCAAGGTAAGATCGTGGGTATCGATGCCGTTGTTCTTTCAACTCAGCACTGTGATTCAGTCACGACACCTGACCTGCGTGAAGCGGTAATGGAAGAGATCATCAAGCCAGTACTTCCTTCTGAGTGGATCAATAAAGACACTAACTTCTTCATCAATCCAACAGGTCGTTTCGTAATCGGTGGCCCAATGGGTGACTGTGGTCTAACTGGTCGTAAGATCATTGTTGATACCTACGGCGGCGCAGCTCGTCACGGTGGCGGTGCATTCTCTGGTAAAGATCCATCAAAAGTTGACCGTTCTGCAGCTTACGCAGCGCGTTATGTTGCGAAAAACATCGTTGCAGCAGGTATGGCTGACCGTTGTGAGATTCAACTGTCTTACGCTATCGGTGTTGCTGATCCTACATCTATCATGGTTGAAACGTTCGGTACTGAAAAAGTAGCGCACGAGATCATCATTGAAGCCGTTCGTCAAAACTTCGATCTACGCCCATACGGTCTTCAAGAGATGCTGAACCTTCTTCAACCTATCTACAAGCAGACTGCTGCATACGGCCACTTCGGTCGTGAAGAATTCCCTTGGGAAGCGACAGACAAAGCAGCAATCCTTGCGGACTTCGCTGGTCTAAAATAA